A genomic stretch from Chryseobacterium sp. SNU WT5 includes:
- a CDS encoding penicillin-binding protein 1A, which produces MENKPNTGSKPQQKFPLPPKKVKNRGWRKWVTFIWLGLIIIVLGIAGLFFAVSQGFLGDMPDVKELDNPDIYVSSEIYSSEGKLLGKFEKEKTQPITYKELPPYLIYALQAKEDERFKEHSGIDLQSIARAVAFGGKRGGGSTITQQLAKLLFTGTASQNKVQRLFQKLKEWVVAVSLEKRYTKEEIIELYFNKFSFGNNANGIEMASRIYFNKSTNQLTLPEAATFVAMLEAPTANSPLRNPEKAERRRNVVLDQMVKTGYLDQPTYEKAIATPIKVDYHPVKSIDEGYSAYYKYYLRKEIEGYIKDYEKSTGKTLNLFKDGLKIYTTLDSKMQGYAEEAIKEHLTDLQKRFDAEQRGRKARPFYFVNDKQINSIMLSAMKRTGRYKLLKAADVPEDSIMMEFKKPIKTSRFTWNGEEEVEMSPWDSIRYHKQIAQAGLMSMIPGTGEIKAWVGGINWQHFQYDHIKQGKRQVGSTFKPFVYATAIMKLGMTPCSTVSNAPYVKGSWRVGGSGGNLTLKNALAMSQNAVAVRLIEMTGVKSVIQTARDLGVTEEIPNDYAVALGASDITIFEMLGAYSTFANYGNYIKPEMIWRIEDGNSRLIKEVKPVDKEVMNELYAYTMIDLMKGVAEFGTASGELGRRGVAKGIEIAGKTGTTQNNSDGWFMGITPNLATGVWVGWEDRATHFRGTGEGQGAKMALPIWAIYMKKVWADKTLGVSPEDKFVKPSNWTGNCGDLQGLGGYGDDGGLQTLDEIKNPRSQEPANGPKKSPARKEDNVNENINTGDDIDFNK; this is translated from the coding sequence ATGGAAAACAAACCGAATACAGGAAGTAAACCGCAACAGAAATTTCCACTTCCTCCTAAAAAAGTGAAAAATCGTGGTTGGCGCAAATGGGTAACTTTTATCTGGTTAGGACTTATCATTATCGTTTTGGGCATTGCAGGATTGTTTTTTGCAGTTTCGCAAGGCTTCTTAGGCGATATGCCAGATGTAAAAGAACTTGATAATCCAGATATCTACGTTTCTTCTGAAATTTACTCTTCTGAAGGAAAGCTATTGGGGAAATTTGAAAAGGAAAAAACGCAGCCCATTACTTATAAAGAATTACCACCTTACTTAATCTATGCTTTACAGGCAAAAGAAGATGAACGTTTTAAAGAACATTCTGGAATTGATTTGCAATCGATTGCCCGAGCTGTAGCATTTGGAGGTAAAAGAGGAGGTGGTTCTACTATCACGCAACAGTTGGCGAAACTATTATTCACGGGAACTGCGTCTCAGAATAAAGTGCAGCGATTATTCCAAAAGCTTAAAGAATGGGTAGTTGCCGTAAGTCTGGAAAAGAGATATACCAAAGAAGAGATTATTGAATTATATTTTAATAAATTCAGTTTCGGAAATAATGCCAACGGAATCGAGATGGCATCCAGAATCTATTTTAATAAAAGCACCAATCAATTAACCCTACCCGAAGCAGCAACATTTGTAGCAATGCTGGAAGCTCCAACAGCCAATAGCCCGTTAAGAAATCCAGAAAAAGCAGAGCGAAGGAGAAATGTTGTTTTAGATCAAATGGTAAAAACAGGGTATCTTGATCAGCCAACTTATGAGAAAGCAATTGCAACACCAATAAAAGTGGATTATCATCCAGTAAAATCTATTGACGAAGGTTATTCTGCATATTACAAATACTATTTAAGGAAAGAAATAGAAGGCTATATTAAAGATTATGAAAAGTCTACGGGTAAAACTTTAAACTTATTTAAAGATGGTTTGAAAATTTACACCACCCTGGATTCTAAGATGCAAGGGTACGCCGAAGAAGCAATCAAAGAGCACTTAACTGATCTTCAAAAAAGATTTGATGCGGAACAGCGCGGACGTAAAGCTCGACCTTTCTATTTCGTGAACGACAAACAGATCAATTCTATCATGCTGAGCGCCATGAAAAGAACCGGTCGTTACAAACTGCTTAAAGCGGCAGATGTTCCAGAAGATTCTATCATGATGGAATTTAAAAAACCGATTAAAACATCTCGATTTACCTGGAATGGTGAAGAAGAAGTAGAAATGTCTCCTTGGGATTCCATTCGATACCATAAACAAATTGCACAAGCTGGTTTAATGTCCATGATTCCAGGAACAGGAGAAATTAAAGCCTGGGTTGGTGGAATTAACTGGCAACATTTCCAATATGATCATATTAAACAAGGAAAACGGCAAGTAGGCTCTACCTTTAAACCATTCGTTTACGCAACAGCTATTATGAAATTAGGAATGACCCCATGTTCAACCGTTTCAAATGCTCCGTATGTAAAAGGATCATGGAGAGTTGGAGGATCAGGAGGAAACCTTACCCTTAAAAATGCGCTTGCAATGTCTCAAAATGCCGTTGCCGTACGTCTAATTGAAATGACGGGTGTAAAAAGTGTGATACAAACCGCACGAGATTTAGGAGTAACAGAGGAAATCCCGAACGATTATGCGGTTGCCCTAGGTGCTTCTGATATTACCATCTTTGAAATGTTAGGTGCTTACAGTACTTTTGCAAACTATGGAAATTATATCAAACCAGAAATGATCTGGAGAATTGAAGATGGAAACTCACGACTTATTAAAGAAGTGAAACCAGTAGATAAAGAGGTGATGAACGAATTATACGCTTACACCATGATCGACTTGATGAAAGGAGTTGCCGAATTTGGAACCGCATCAGGTGAACTGGGAAGAAGAGGCGTAGCCAAAGGAATTGAAATTGCCGGTAAAACGGGAACTACCCAAAATAACTCAGATGGTTGGTTTATGGGGATCACTCCGAATTTAGCAACTGGTGTTTGGGTTGGTTGGGAAGACCGTGCTACCCACTTCCGAGGAACTGGGGAAGGCCAAGGAGCTAAAATGGCATTGCCAATTTGGGCCATTTATATGAAGAAAGTGTGGGCAGATAAAACGCTGGGAGTTTCTCCAGAAGATAAATTCGTAAAACCATCCAACTGGACAGGAAACTGTGGTGACTTACAAGGTCTTGGTGGCTATGGGGATGATGGAGGATTACAAACGCTCGATGAAATTAAAAATCCGCGAAGTCAGGAACCTGCGAATGGTCCTAAAAAATCACCCGCAAGAAAAGAAGATAACGTCAATGAAAATATTAATACCGGCGACGATATCGATTTTAACAAGTAA
- a CDS encoding DUF6688 family protein, with amino-acid sequence MSLIGLLLVIFILLFLGVKILKNKKSTGEMLLLFFYLVAIFIFLFGFLLHDSNYQDAIDPIDRCYSPFGGKHTISLIVYGLFYHISAYFLWMKGRKLPPLFLVLCMAFIFIGLIINIIMLVQVSSHHTEDLDIYKGNDGSFYFIPALFISCLIGISLTRKIILEEKNKAEIRSFKNEFLNHCNHFLLQKYNAPIWAIIFLFPIFLIITIILILFGQDYNSMVKVFTDTATWTMSQKTHPPALNHRGHYLCTVSARGNPKLVKPLYLGTRHGQIIIVNRQLQIANAFEELITDLSPRLHKFIRYNYDKYGYNISLKINTEKASNRTYKIMKPIEYLFILVLYLCCEEPEKKIRRQYLS; translated from the coding sequence ATGTCATTAATCGGTTTATTACTCGTCATTTTTATACTCCTGTTTTTGGGTGTGAAAATATTAAAGAATAAAAAATCTACAGGTGAAATGCTATTGCTTTTTTTTTACCTCGTTGCGATATTCATTTTCTTATTCGGATTTTTATTACATGATAGTAATTACCAAGATGCAATCGATCCGATTGACCGATGCTATTCCCCATTTGGAGGAAAGCATACCATATCATTAATAGTTTACGGTCTGTTTTATCATATTTCCGCCTATTTTCTTTGGATGAAGGGACGGAAGCTACCGCCTTTATTTTTGGTTTTGTGTATGGCTTTTATTTTCATCGGTCTAATTATCAATATAATTATGTTAGTTCAGGTGAGTTCTCACCATACTGAAGATCTAGATATATACAAAGGGAATGACGGAAGTTTTTATTTTATCCCTGCCTTGTTCATAAGTTGTTTAATTGGGATTTCACTCACCAGAAAAATAATTCTGGAAGAAAAGAATAAGGCAGAAATACGTTCCTTTAAGAATGAATTTTTAAACCATTGCAACCATTTTCTTTTACAGAAATATAATGCTCCTATTTGGGCGATTATTTTTTTATTCCCTATTTTTTTAATTATAACAATTATACTTATACTTTTCGGGCAAGATTATAATTCCATGGTCAAAGTTTTTACAGATACTGCAACCTGGACCATGTCTCAGAAAACACATCCGCCAGCTCTTAACCATCGGGGTCATTATTTGTGCACCGTTTCGGCCAGAGGAAACCCAAAGTTGGTAAAACCTCTATATTTGGGAACCCGACACGGGCAAATAATTATTGTAAATAGACAGCTGCAGATTGCGAATGCTTTTGAAGAGCTTATCACTGATCTTTCTCCTAGGCTGCACAAATTTATTAGATATAATTATGACAAATATGGCTATAATATTTCTCTAAAAATTAACACTGAGAAAGCTTCCAACAGAACTTATAAGATTATGAAACCAATAGAGTATCTTTTTATTTTAGTTCTTTATCTGTGCTGCGAAGAACCGGAAAAGAAAATCAGAAGGCAATATCTCTCGTAG
- the glmM gene encoding phosphoglucosamine mutase, whose protein sequence is MPLIKSISGIRGTIGGKVDENLTPLDVVKFTSAFGTWLQNNKNKKDLTLVVGRDARISGLMVNSLVTATLQGLGINVVDLGLSTTPTVEVMVPELNADGGIILTASHNPKQWNALKLLNEKGEFINGENGTDVLALAESQDFNYAEVDDLGQYETRNDGFDIHIQKILDLPMVDAEAIKAKKFKVVVDAVNSTGGIAIPQLLEELGCEVVKLYCEPNGDFPHNPEPIKEHLGDICELMKTEKADVGIVVDPDVDRLALVDENGELFGEEYTLVAVADYLLRHQKGAAISNLSSSRALRDVARNLGSEYFASAVGEVNVVTLMKEKNAVIGGEGNGGIIYPELHYGRDSLVGVALFLTHLAKENKIVSELRATYPSYFMGKKKIELTPDIDVDSLLTKMENEYQTEDISTIDGVKIDFENNWVHLRKSNTEPIIRIYTEAFSQEEADRLGDQMIEKIKSLI, encoded by the coding sequence ATGCCATTAATAAAATCTATTTCAGGAATCCGCGGTACTATAGGCGGTAAAGTTGATGAAAATCTAACACCACTAGATGTGGTAAAATTTACTTCGGCTTTTGGAACCTGGCTTCAGAATAATAAAAATAAAAAAGATTTAACCTTAGTTGTTGGCCGTGATGCGCGGATTTCCGGCTTAATGGTCAATTCATTGGTAACTGCAACTTTACAGGGACTGGGAATTAACGTGGTAGATCTAGGCCTTTCTACAACTCCAACCGTTGAAGTAATGGTACCAGAGCTCAATGCAGATGGCGGAATTATCTTAACCGCTTCGCACAATCCAAAACAGTGGAATGCGCTGAAACTTTTAAATGAAAAAGGCGAATTTATTAATGGTGAAAATGGAACTGATGTTTTGGCTTTAGCAGAAAGTCAGGATTTCAATTACGCTGAAGTTGATGATTTAGGACAGTACGAAACCCGAAATGATGGTTTCGACATTCATATCCAAAAGATTTTGGATTTACCGATGGTTGATGCGGAAGCAATTAAAGCAAAGAAGTTTAAAGTTGTAGTTGACGCGGTAAATTCAACAGGAGGAATTGCCATTCCGCAACTTTTGGAAGAACTGGGTTGTGAAGTGGTAAAACTTTATTGCGAACCCAACGGAGATTTCCCACATAATCCAGAACCAATAAAAGAACATTTAGGTGATATCTGTGAACTCATGAAAACAGAGAAAGCAGATGTTGGGATTGTTGTTGATCCAGATGTGGACCGTTTGGCTTTGGTCGATGAAAATGGGGAGCTTTTTGGCGAAGAATATACCTTAGTTGCGGTAGCAGATTATCTTTTGAGACATCAAAAAGGCGCTGCTATTTCTAACCTTTCTTCGAGTCGTGCTTTAAGAGATGTTGCCCGTAATCTAGGGTCAGAATATTTCGCCAGTGCCGTCGGAGAAGTAAACGTAGTTACTTTAATGAAAGAAAAGAATGCCGTTATTGGTGGCGAAGGGAATGGTGGAATCATCTATCCTGAACTTCATTATGGTCGCGATTCTTTGGTTGGTGTTGCTTTATTTTTAACTCATTTGGCAAAAGAAAACAAAATCGTTTCTGAACTAAGAGCAACTTATCCAAGTTATTTCATGGGTAAAAAGAAAATTGAACTCACTCCGGATATCGATGTAGATTCTCTTTTAACTAAAATGGAAAACGAGTATCAAACTGAAGATATTTCCACAATTGATGGGGTAAAGATAGATTTTGAAAACAACTGGGTACATTTAAGAAAATCGAATACAGAACCGATTATCAGAATTTATACCGAGGCGTTTTCACAAGAAGAAGCAGATCGTTTGGGAGATCAGATGATCGAAAAGATAAAAAGTTTGATTTAA
- a CDS encoding DUF6080 domain-containing protein: MPKFSTLVFKQKFTDFLKTMFPETRFELLLFLIFLTAYGILGTVIALNYRIIFDDRIPWDAYFSFDNRAIVMTGGGFERHPLANYFFDWLRDFTYLFSGSKKNEIFRLALACCSNIVISLSLIQIYKYLKNIITLPKKISLLILFFFSFFTTPILLSFTPETYTYTLFFLVLFNYYAALKIRKEEKIPATALALAAVSIGGLTVTNIVKVYIPLLFEKNIFQNWRKFGNLVLRVVISVTVFVLLFLYRLNFKFLNFFDKSAAQYEKFSNPKVTPVWDMIVSWFFGGNILFSSFILRDYHNKKGFDYKAVFMDVYSSVIPYIFVLIVLVLTVWSCVKNYKNKFAQILIISFLIDIVIHCVLKFGLHTSYIYGGHFIFAVPLLLGWLFYAYQNSPKTLSFLYVTVSILFVYLAFNNVFRMIEFFDFLEMYYR, encoded by the coding sequence TTGCCAAAATTTTCTACCTTGGTTTTTAAACAAAAATTTACCGATTTTCTGAAAACGATGTTTCCAGAAACCAGATTCGAATTGCTACTATTTTTAATTTTCCTTACTGCATATGGCATTTTGGGAACGGTAATAGCGCTTAATTACCGAATTATTTTTGATGACCGAATTCCATGGGATGCCTACTTCAGTTTTGATAATCGCGCTATTGTAATGACCGGTGGTGGCTTTGAAAGACATCCTTTAGCAAATTATTTTTTCGATTGGCTTCGAGACTTTACTTATCTGTTTTCTGGTAGTAAAAAGAACGAAATCTTCAGGCTAGCATTAGCTTGTTGCAGCAACATTGTAATAAGTTTGAGCTTAATTCAAATCTATAAATACCTGAAGAATATTATCACGCTACCGAAAAAGATCTCTCTACTAATTCTGTTCTTTTTTTCTTTTTTCACAACTCCCATTTTACTTTCCTTCACGCCGGAAACTTATACTTACACTTTGTTTTTTCTGGTTTTATTTAATTATTATGCAGCTTTGAAGATCAGAAAAGAGGAAAAAATCCCCGCAACGGCTTTGGCTTTGGCAGCTGTTTCCATTGGTGGATTAACGGTCACTAATATTGTTAAAGTTTACATTCCACTTCTTTTCGAGAAAAATATTTTTCAAAACTGGAGAAAATTTGGAAATTTAGTTTTGAGGGTTGTAATCTCTGTAACAGTTTTTGTGTTGTTGTTTCTTTATCGCTTAAACTTTAAATTTTTGAATTTCTTTGATAAGTCAGCTGCACAATATGAAAAGTTCTCTAATCCGAAAGTAACTCCGGTTTGGGATATGATTGTTTCCTGGTTTTTTGGTGGAAATATTCTTTTCAGCAGCTTTATCTTGCGTGATTATCACAATAAAAAAGGATTTGATTACAAGGCAGTCTTTATGGACGTTTATTCTTCTGTGATCCCTTATATTTTTGTACTGATCGTACTGGTATTAACTGTATGGAGTTGCGTTAAGAACTACAAAAATAAATTTGCTCAAATTCTAATTATCTCATTTCTGATAGACATTGTAATTCACTGTGTATTAAAATTCGGACTTCACACTTCCTATATTTATGGTGGCCATTTTATATTTGCAGTTCCTCTCTTATTGGGTTGGCTGTTTTACGCCTATCAAAATTCTCCTAAAACATTATCGTTCTTATATGTGACTGTTTCAATATTGTTCGTTTATCTGGCATTCAATAATGTGTTTAGAATGATAGAGTTTTTTGACTTTCTAGAAATGTATTATCGATAA
- a CDS encoding protein adenylyltransferase SelO gives MNLDQITQQYLQKFPGDFSGSTMQRQTPKLIFSTVEIMKFEHPELLIFNERLSEDIGLGKLGKQEDTDFLNAADVPSNIKTYATAYAGHQFGNWAGQLGDGRAIFAGEIRNKDGKQTEIQWKGAGATPYSRHADGRAVLRSSLREYLMSEAMFHLGVPTTRALSLSLSGEQVVRDMLYDGNAAYEKGAVMTRTSPSFLRFGHFELLSAQGEKQTLQQLADFVIENYFPEIDVDDIDKYALFFQQVAAKTADMIVEWYRVGFVHGVMNTDNMSILGLTIDYGPFSFLDEYHLNFTPNTTDLPGRRYAFGNQAKIAQWNLWQLANALFPLIKDEAKLETILNNFNTLFWKKHDEMMACKFGFDGVQKGDDEFFTNSQQLMQDLEVDYTLFFKQLETYSQSPDVKIHFEEVFYSRPTEEQLQRLKEFLTLYQTRLEKNKRSEADSIKLMKETNPKFILRNYLLFECINELNEGKKELLNKLLEALEHPYEEIYPEFSVKRPSKFDGETGCSTLSCSS, from the coding sequence ATGAATTTAGACCAAATTACGCAACAATACTTACAGAAATTTCCAGGTGATTTCTCTGGGAGCACCATGCAAAGGCAAACTCCAAAATTAATTTTTTCGACGGTTGAAATCATGAAATTTGAGCATCCTGAACTCCTTATTTTTAATGAAAGACTTTCAGAAGATATAGGATTAGGGAAATTGGGTAAGCAAGAAGATACCGACTTTTTAAATGCTGCCGATGTTCCTTCAAATATAAAAACTTACGCCACTGCATACGCAGGACATCAGTTCGGAAACTGGGCAGGACAACTTGGCGATGGAAGAGCAATTTTCGCTGGTGAAATAAGGAACAAAGACGGAAAGCAGACTGAAATCCAGTGGAAAGGTGCTGGAGCAACACCTTATTCTCGTCATGCTGATGGCCGCGCTGTTCTTCGGTCCTCTTTAAGGGAATATTTGATGAGTGAAGCAATGTTCCATTTAGGAGTACCAACAACACGTGCTTTATCGCTTTCATTAAGTGGCGAGCAAGTTGTTCGGGATATGCTGTATGACGGAAATGCGGCTTACGAAAAAGGCGCAGTAATGACCAGAACATCGCCAAGCTTTTTGAGGTTTGGCCATTTTGAATTGCTTTCTGCACAAGGAGAAAAGCAAACTTTACAACAGTTAGCAGACTTTGTCATTGAAAATTATTTCCCAGAAATAGATGTTGACGATATTGATAAGTACGCGCTTTTCTTTCAGCAAGTTGCAGCAAAAACTGCAGATATGATTGTTGAATGGTACCGAGTAGGATTTGTACATGGCGTAATGAACACCGATAATATGTCCATTCTGGGCTTAACAATTGATTATGGCCCTTTTTCTTTCCTGGATGAATATCATTTGAATTTCACCCCAAATACCACTGATTTGCCAGGGCGAAGATATGCCTTCGGCAATCAAGCTAAGATCGCTCAATGGAATCTTTGGCAATTAGCCAACGCTCTATTTCCTTTAATTAAAGATGAAGCGAAATTAGAAACAATTTTGAATAATTTCAATACACTTTTTTGGAAAAAACACGATGAAATGATGGCTTGTAAATTCGGGTTTGATGGAGTACAAAAAGGCGATGATGAATTTTTTACCAATTCACAACAACTCATGCAGGATTTAGAAGTCGATTACACTTTATTTTTTAAACAATTAGAAACCTATTCACAAAGCCCGGACGTTAAAATTCATTTTGAGGAGGTGTTCTATTCCCGACCAACAGAGGAACAATTACAAAGGTTAAAAGAATTCCTCACCCTTTACCAAACCCGTCTAGAAAAAAATAAGCGTTCAGAAGCCGATTCCATAAAATTGATGAAAGAAACCAATCCTAAATTTATTCTAAGGAATTATCTGCTTTTTGAATGTATCAATGAGTTAAACGAAGGAAAAAAAGAACTCTTGAATAAACTTCTTGAAGCTCTGGAGCATCCTTATGAGGAAATATATCCAGAATTCTCTGTAAAGAGACCCAGTAAATTTGATGGAGAAACAGGTTGCTCCACCTTATCATGTAGTTCGTAA
- a CDS encoding tetratricopeptide repeat protein: protein MEEFFENELVEKFEAMVENNDEFYFETEEYEEIIIYYLEMGDISFADMATKYGLKIHPNSIELKVKQFEVFLELEKYPEAKELMDELKETCMENTDFMVCCAKYYSNLGNPRRSIEFCEQALELEDEENFLHNFIADEYVNLEDPFSALKHYKLALKFDPQDEYSLENVMYCYNQLKRSDEAIEFLNGYLNKYAFSETAWYEYGQFYFNKKNYEEAIKGFDYLLAINSQSVGVYANKASCFEAMGEYLKAIEVYKEMLALEYTKSFTFYKIGLCYKENKQPVLALNAFQKSLRDDPQFYLSMMEQSYLYEEIGGMKEALHFAKEAVSLNETNLDYQKRLAFLYIEGGKFEESLACLKKLVDFEPTRFYNWYAYSEVLMLIGEYEDAISVLVDATKMHNRAELFYQLSNCYFHLNNQKKGRATLTTALELDPHLLEDMKQKYPFIKDEAEKVKTKKK from the coding sequence TTGGAAGAATTTTTTGAAAACGAACTGGTAGAAAAGTTCGAAGCAATGGTTGAGAATAATGATGAATTCTACTTCGAAACTGAAGAGTATGAAGAAATTATCATTTATTATCTGGAAATGGGTGATATCTCATTTGCCGATATGGCAACTAAATATGGGTTAAAAATTCACCCGAATTCAATCGAATTAAAAGTGAAGCAATTTGAGGTGTTTCTGGAGTTAGAAAAATATCCAGAAGCCAAAGAATTGATGGACGAACTGAAGGAAACCTGTATGGAAAATACCGATTTCATGGTTTGTTGTGCGAAATATTATTCTAATCTTGGAAACCCACGGCGTTCTATCGAATTTTGTGAACAGGCTTTAGAATTGGAAGACGAAGAGAATTTTTTACATAACTTCATTGCAGATGAGTATGTGAATCTGGAAGATCCTTTTAGTGCACTTAAACACTATAAATTAGCCTTGAAATTTGATCCGCAAGATGAATATTCTCTTGAGAATGTGATGTACTGTTACAACCAATTGAAACGGAGTGACGAAGCGATCGAATTTTTGAACGGATATCTTAACAAGTATGCTTTCTCGGAAACAGCTTGGTATGAATATGGACAATTCTACTTCAACAAAAAGAATTACGAAGAAGCTATAAAAGGGTTTGATTATTTGTTGGCCATCAACTCTCAGTCTGTTGGAGTTTACGCGAATAAAGCCTCTTGCTTTGAAGCAATGGGTGAATATTTAAAAGCCATCGAAGTTTATAAAGAAATGTTGGCTTTAGAATACACCAAATCGTTTACATTTTATAAAATTGGATTGTGTTATAAAGAGAATAAACAACCGGTTTTAGCCCTGAATGCTTTTCAGAAATCATTGAGAGACGATCCGCAATTTTACCTTTCTATGATGGAGCAGTCTTACCTATATGAGGAGATTGGTGGAATGAAAGAGGCTCTACATTTTGCAAAAGAAGCTGTTTCTCTCAATGAGACTAATCTTGATTATCAAAAAAGATTAGCCTTTCTGTATATTGAAGGTGGAAAATTTGAGGAAAGTTTGGCTTGTTTGAAAAAGCTGGTGGATTTCGAACCTACGCGTTTCTACAACTGGTATGCGTATTCAGAAGTTCTGATGTTGATTGGCGAATACGAAGATGCAATTTCTGTGTTAGTAGATGCAACGAAAATGCATAACAGAGCAGAATTGTTTTATCAGCTAAGCAACTGTTATTTTCATTTAAATAATCAGAAAAAAGGAAGAGCGACCCTTACAACAGCTTTAGAACTGGATCCTCATCTTTTGGAAGATATGAAGCAGAAATATCCTTTCATTAAAGATGAAGCTGAAAAAGTAAAAACCAAAAAGAAGTAA